The Narcine bancroftii isolate sNarBan1 chromosome 8, sNarBan1.hap1, whole genome shotgun sequence region GACATGAACTGGGAAATAATGGACCAGTTACCCAGTAGCTGTTAAGAAACAATTAATATCTCCCATTCTGGATGGAGTaaccaacagtttttttttgcatttcaaaaaaaaatttaaagatgcaTGATAGTTTTGTAAGATAGGTTTTGGCAGGTGAACAAactattttggtgaaaaatttacaataaaacacctggtatctggcatctatgcgtattggtagatgctgggtaaGTGAATGTTCCGATTGCTTGACATTgcacatcaattttaaacttctgtattttttttaacctgtttatttttttcttcttctttggtcagttgcttgaggctgctagttgcttgaattcaggatgtGTTATGCAAAGGACCATGTCTGTGGATGTTAATTGAATGGACTTCCCTTGGAGATTTGAAGTCTCGTGTAAATTGTTTGCTTCTCAAGAAAGTGCATTTGATAGCAATTTATTGATCTGATATTTAAATGAGGTGAAAGGATATAATGGACATAATTTGGGAAATATAAATGTTTTTTAATCAAATATCACAGTACCCACAATTATCATGCCAGCATAAGGTATCTTCAGTatgaaattaaaaacaacattgcaCAAATTAAGTTATTGGTTTTTGATTCATTGATTTTGAGCCTTCAGTAATGTCATCCTCCTCTGTGTACCTACATACTGACTAATGGGCAATTATTACGAGcattttcatttaaaatgtaTGATAAGATGGCCCATATCTGTAATTTGTTTGAAATTTCGGAGGGGCGGGGATACACTCATTTTGTTTGGCCTATTGCTTAAATGATTTTATATTTGTTTCCCTCAGCTTGTTCCTGGGCTCACTGCGGCAGAGTCGTTGAGTTCTGTCCATGGAAATAAGCCAGCTGTACCGACTCTGGCAGATGTTGCATGGATAGCTGCAGATGAAGGAGAAGCTTTCACCAGGATGAGGTATTAACTGCTGGGAATTAATCTGAATTTCCATAAACAAATAGATGGTGCTGCCAAATAAATAGGAACTggaaaatcttttaatttaacagagAAAAGGCATGGAGTGAACAGCTAAGCTGTTTGAAAAAGAAAGTGTTACTCAAGTGTTAAAATGAGTCTCCCTGGCCTCATATTTGTTTTTTTACTCTGGGTGATAAGGTTCCCAGGCCTCTGGATACCTGGCATTTGAAAACTGGTAAGATGGATTGAACCCTTAAAATTATTGCTTTGTAAATTCACCTAGTctaaggattttttttcccccatttccatGACTATCTACCACCCTAACCATCCTTCTCTCTAGGCAAAACAAGGGTTGTAAACATCCTTGTATTGGTCAGGATgctctatttaatttttttaaattggcagCTTGATATTTAACATAATTTTCCTGCCTGACACCTGACCTGTTTTTAACAATCCCAGAACCAAATTGAGcagaatcttttaatttctaGGTGTGGGTATCACACCTTATTCCTAATTTAATTACCCTTGAGAGGATGGTGGTGAACAACTTGAAAGACTGCACTCATTTTGATGAAGATGCTGGGTGGGAGCTGTGGGACTGCAACCCATTGATAAtaaattaataccaaaatctttccAAATCAAGATGATCTACAGCTTGAAAGAGGTGATGGAGACCCCGTGGTCCTGCTGCCCTTTTCCTCTTGGTTGTAAGGTCATGGGATTGTGAGGTATTTTTGGAGTAACATGGGTgagtaactgcagtgcattttgcagataagaaaataaataaagatagaaGCAGCCGTTTCAGTAAGAGCTTGGCATCACTGGTCCTTTGTCAAAAATTCCTGTTGAGCTCTCTCCACAATCTTCTGggtcaataattttttttgatttttatgaCTTTATTAAGAAAAGTTACTTCTAAATGATGCATCTGGTTTTCAAATACAGAGCTGATGCCAGACCCTACAGAGAAGAATGGCATCCTACCCCTCTGCTTATAATGCACAGAAATTCATCAGTCCCTAACTTccgaagggaagggaggaaatatGAAAGCTTGAAGAAGCCTGGTCTGACTGCTCTGAATCACACAGTTGCACTTCAAGATGAACTGAGCCATTTGCGAGAACAGATTGCTAAAATAGTTGCTGTGCCAGAGAGCAAAATGGAGATAGGTGAGTTAGTGAAAGTATTGTCATGGCATTGAAAAGAATATTTCAGGAAAAGCTGATAACAAAAAAATTTTAATGAAATAATCTGACCCAAGTTGTTAGAGGCAAATTTGGGCTCTGACCATAactgaatgggggtggggggaaattacTGAATTTTTAGATAAGTtgataaaaatattttgcatgaatTTAAATGTGTCTGATGATCCTCACCCTATTGTTATTGTAAGGAGGGGAAATTAAATAATAAGATCAACAAGGCAGACTAGGTCCAGAGTTGGTGAAGATTGTAAGAGATTTGAAAACTTGGAACTGGTTAAGTGTGTTGAACGGGAAATTATAGTGGTGAAGTTAGTAAGTTGTATTTTCCCTGAGGGAAAATTGAAGTACCCATGAAGAGCATCTGCAATTAATGCATATTGCATATTTAATAGCCTTTTGGTGAAATGAATGGTGACTGCAGATGTGTGGGgtcaaaatattttgggatgaggATAAATGTTTGCAGATGCTTATTTTACCTGTGAGTTTTTATAGGAATGTAGAGTAACATGTCTAATCCCATTAAAATTAACTGGCCATATCCAGACACTAAACCACTGTTCAACTTTTTCTGCTTATGTCAGTGTATACAAGGGTAAAGGTCATCCAACCTGTGCTGGAGTCAAAGAGAATCTAAAATTTCCCTCTTGCCTTTCAGAATCTGCTCCATTTACACCAGAACTTGCTTCTCCTGATACATCAAGTGTCGCCTGCTCTTTACCAGATTTTGAATCTGCATATCCTCCTTTAGCATCCTTTACCCTAAATGATGATGTTCCAGAAACTGATGCAGCCGATTCTTTAAGCATTGCCTCGTTTTCCATGGCTGCTTCATCAAACTTTGACCTTGATTTTGAAAATAAAAGACCGGATACAACTATCAATGAAGAAGACGAAGCCTCCTGCCTATCAAAGTCCACAAGCTTTGCAGATATGATGGATATTTTGAAAGATATGAATAGGGTCAAATTAAACTCCTTACAGGGGTAAGTTGGAAGTAAGGGTAACGTGAGTGGATAATGACATCACCCTGTTGATATAATTAAATAAAGAGTTGAGTTGTTTGCAGTTTCAGATTGTTCTATAAAATGCTTCTCTGCTATTTTGGGAGAAACAATGTTTAGAGCATAGGAGGCCATTCTGCTCACCATGTCAACTCCAGCTTTACCAGAGCAATTCTTCCATTTACCATCCCATTCTCTGCAACTGGCAAATTTTTCTCCACCATTTAGTTGTTGTTTCAATTTGAAAGACAATGAAAGTTACCTCCTTCACATCTTTGGCAACTACATTCCAAAAGATTTGTGGGGTTAGTGACcagggtggcacaggcttgtgggccagaagggcctgttactgtgctacatttatatttttttaaaaatcctgattcCAGCCACATTGTACTTTTTGAAAATATAGTTTTCGCCTATGTCGCTCTTGATTCTCTTTCCCTTCATTTCATACCTGTGGCCTTTAGTCCTTGACCACTCCATTAAATAGAACAGCCATCAACTATCCACACTCTTATTTGGGGTATTATCAAATCTGCAAAGAACACTCTCTATAATGCCTTTTGTAACTTTAATCGCCCATCCCTGGAATCTTCTTTGCAAATCTTTCCTGGAGCCTCTCTAAGGCCTTCCTACAATATAGCAACCTGCAGAGGTCTGATGTAACACCAGAGTTCAGGACAATCTGCATGGAATCTCTATGTAATACCCATCTCAAAAAGCTCGACATTTTGCAATGCAAACATTTTTATTCCAAATAATCATTTGTTCATATCTAAAGTCATGTCTCTTCTGCAACAAAAATCTTTGTATCACTAGTACATTTAATTAGAAGACCCATCCCTGTTATTTGGTTATACTGCAGGGATGTTGAATATGCATCACTGCAGACCTCGGCAGAAAACCACAACCACACAATTTGATATGTACAAATACAAAATACCatagactgggggggggggggggggaaagggtggggggggaactagaacaaaaacagaaaattattaaaaaatactCATCAGGTCACAACCTTGAAAGGTTTGTTTAAACTCTTTGTTtttgatgctgcctgatttgaGTGTGCTCATGTCAAAATTCGCCAgggtttaaaaataaaacactggATACTCTGGTTAGACACCAAGTGAGATTTCAcaatgcttcctgacctgctgagtgcacCCAACATTTTACTattgttatttcagatttccaacatttacATCTTTTTGGCCTTTTCTCCATTAGCTATAATTGCTGAATTGGTTTGCAACTTGGATCTAATGTTGAAAGCAACCACAATTATAGTTTTGCAACTGACTGCAGGCTGTGCAATAAACATCCAGCAACAAATTTGTTTTATACATGCTTGAATTTAATTGTTGGGGCAAGTAATAATTACTGAAACTATTGCTGTATTGTATTGCTTTAGGTCCAGGAGAGGATCTCAGCTTTTGAGAGAGAATGACCCTTCAGTACTCATATCAGAAGCATTGAAGCGTAAGTTTACTGTACAGGACAGTATATTTATGAAGGAAGACTGATTTGCACAAGGTCTTCAAACATCATGTAGTACCCCCAATGCAAGTAAGTCTTTTAATTATGTATACTGAgaaaatttagttttttttttaactaaaacgATTACTTCATTAACAATTGACACAGCTCCATGAttccatgtttaaaaaaaatttcttcctCTTTCATCTTACCCTTGTCTATTTCTTcagtcagcaaaaaaaaaatctcattaaatGTGGCTAGTGTATTCAGGAAGTGTTCATCCTGTTCATGGTCAGATTATCAAGTGAAAATACTGCAAGGGTGGAAATGTAGCTGAAAAGGCATCTGGTGCAGGAATAGTGATGCTTTCTGATAATTGGCTAGTGGTTTAAAGCAAAGATTGTGACCTGTAAGTAGATGACCAGTGttgctgggggtggggtgaggatgCATGGGGAAAGGGAGAAAGATCAACAAAGGAAGAATCTGTTGCTTCTATTTGTGTATTGAgaggtgtcctgggtaaacttgtacctctcacttggtttgttttagattggtcacagtgtttgagctaccgaaagaaaataagacacacacactgagagcacttcagtttatacaaatctttattacaaattctaaagctgatatcaaactacaatatgtaagcccttcccaattatacttattaaCTCCTGAActagtcccaactgccgaagcgaggcaatgactacacacttgtagtaggttgtcggggtgccggtagcagcttctccacctccctcgaccgggacgttagctggactctagaagttcttcttgctgagagatgttgccacctctcggagagtctcaaacttcagcagcgggaccatggcttatattatccaaaaactgcttacccaagcacctattcccagcacagtaagaaagataagcgaataacgtaattttcagcttatcactttgaatacaatggtttattttgcatcaaggctaggcctctgacagtctgtgaccaaaacaagcaggaagattaaatgttctttgtgcacagatgtcctttcgtcagatagcAGCATCTCTGggcccttggtggaatttagcttatgtctgctgattcttaaaaaaaacaagcaggttgtcagccttgcagaagcaaaggatgcaaaagtaaaaaacacggtttaaatcttccattacaagagGTCAAATTTATTTTGATGTATTTGGAGCTCCCATCATTGGAACAGCAATTGATGAGAAATATTTAATGGCACTTCTTTCATTTTGGGGGTGGGGTATAGAAACATTGAGGTTTCAGTGACATATTTGTTATTTTTATGAAGCTAGAAAAAAATGTCATGGCCCAAGATTACTTTTCTCTCCAGTTAGTTAAATGTGAAAATGAATttgatagatttcagatttattgacagagtacatagattATGTCCCGtccaacactgagattctttttcctacttatcaataattttaaaaactgtactcaatgtacacatgtaaacaaataaagaactgtaaatacagAGAGAGGACAAAAAAAACTGTGCAAaataaagagtccttaaatgagtccctgattgactttattgttgaggaatcttATAGAGGAGGTTTATACAGCGGTTCCTGAACTTAGTTGTGCAAGTTCTGTGgtacttgtacctccttcctgttggcagcagcgagaacagaatgtatgctgggtgttgtggatcctgttctctgacagcagtgttcctgtagatgttctcaatagtggggagggttttatctgtgatgtcctgggctgggttTACTATTTTTCTGCTTGGGGGTATtcgtgtccccagaccagactgtgatgcagccaatcaatacactttccatcacacatctgtagaaatttgccagggtttctgatgtcaaacccccacaaattcctgagtaagtagaggcgttgacatgctttcttcatgatgccatttttaTGTTGCATTCAGggaagatcttctgagatagtgactccatagaacttgaatttgctcaccctctccacctctgattcccccattgtTGACTGACAatgttttaaaaatcattttgtcTTCCCATTAGGTTTAAAACCAGAACTTTTGATGGAAAACTGCAGCTATTTGGAAGGGACTGCTGTACCTCTGGGCACTTTGGTATGCCCTGTGGACCTTGCTACTTTAATATACAAAGATCGAAGCAAAAATGCTGTATTGATTAGGACAATTCCTATTCACTTTGCACTGTAATATTGCAGGTTGTGGAAACAAGGTTTTAAATGGAACAAATTTGTATTTGTGCCTTGACTGTAGAAAAACTTCCTTATCTGTTTTGCTTTTGAGGAGGGGGCATGAGTTAATGGGCTAAGATGATGGTCGGGATGGGGCTGGTTAAATACATAAATTGGGGATTTGTAACCAGggcagcgtagcggttagcgcagtgctatgacagcgccagcgaccaggacaGGAATTCCAATGTGGCACTGTCTGAgtagtttgtacatcctccctgtatctgtgtgggattcctctgggccttctgatttcttcccaccgttcaaaatgtactggggttgtaggtcaattgggtgtaattggacggcatggacttgtgggccgaaagggcctgttaccatgttaccaaatttatgtctaaattttaaatttaatgaataattaacTTAAAAGTATTTTCCATAGTTTGTTTTATATTCTGTCAACTAACGCAGAGCACTGAGATATCCATAAGAAATTTATTAGTGAGGACATTGTGGTTCCTTGATCTAATGTTTAAATAATGCATTTCTCTGTTTAACATCCTTGATTTTTACACCCCAATGTGCAGAATAGCTTTAACCTTTTCAGTTTCTGATGTCCTTTTCTCATGGCCCCTACCACTGAAGTTGGACAAAGTCTGCCATTCATAATTTATAACTGAAAGCAGCAGTGCAGTATTTAGCTGCTCTGTTGCAATTTTTGGAGCAAAATGTTGCAGGTAATGGTAATGTTACTTTTTTGTCAAAGTTAATGTTAAAATACAGATAGTCCCTGACTTACAATGGTCCAATgtacaatttttcaaagttacgatagTTGAAATCTGTACTGTTCAAATTTTGGCTAGCAATGATGTTAGGTGTCTCCTGACAGCGCTGTATCggtcccccacactgatcccactgctccgctcTTTCCTGagagccctgtgtcagtccccacactgatcccactgtcctgctatctccccacagcctcatgttggtctccacactgatcccactgccctttttgacttgcaatttttttttgacttAAAATGGGAGTGCCAGAACGTagccccattgtaagttgaggactacctgtatccTTGTTCTACGTCCATCCTCTGTTGCCTTCCACCACCTCTCTCCACAAAAGTTGAAAACACAATGCAGATCCAATGTGCGTTCAGCAGTTTTTCAATCCTATTTAACTGGATGTGGATCTTTGTTAAGGAGATGATATTGTTCTTGTCTGTTACACAGGCAGCAATTGGCTAGAATGTGAATCAGATGGTTTGATGCTGATAAGTCATATTCCAGTTTTGATCTTTGACaagttttattttgtatttggtATTGAATTGCAATGCTTATtcacaagattttttttactAATTGTTGATTTTTGAATCCTAGCTACCACTTGTGAATTTAAATGTCCCTTGTTGCACGGTTTGGATTGTataaatcaatggttttcaaactgccctccctAAACTCactttccatcttaagcaatcccaatgccataagtgttctgtaagtagaaagaaaaaggttggaaaaccacagtttttaaacatacctaattgactcgttatgtgcacgctttcataactccaaaggaagtgggccatgagaatttttctcaagcaaaatatttcagtaacaattgggtctagagaagtggttctcaaccttccctttcccaaccacataagcaatcccttaccagtcacagagcatttatggcatagggattgcttaaggtggaatgtgagttggtgggtgggggggggggggggcagattgaaaaccactggcatAAATGATACCTGCCTTAAGGTTAAGATGCATCTGACGTTGCAAAACACAGTGGCGTAAGTTGCAGTTTTAGCAGAGAATGTCACCTACTTGACATAAAACTATTTACTCAACTCTGTATTTTATGTTATAGTGAAGGACAGTGTTACAGCAGTCCGTGAAACTAAGTGCATGATGTATTTATAAAATTACTTAAAACCAGCTACAATTGACAGTGACTCGGTAAAGCTGTgaacatgatacagtataatgcAATTAACTCTGAACAAGAAAATGATGCGTAAGGATAGACAAACAGGCACTTTGCACGGTTTTCATGACTTGAGCTGTAGGAGTTTTATAGATCTAAAACCAAATAAAAGTCTCAATTCATATTTTACCTCTGCCTTGTATAATGTATTGGAAATATTTTGATCTAAATTATCAGTAGGCATTCCTGTGTAAATCTGTTTTGTTAATGTCTTTTGGAAGTTACTGATGAAAATGTAGGTGACAGGGAATCCATCTCCACTCTGAGAGATAATTAACCTATTACATGTTCTGACTGTAGTCACGCCAAATGTAAATCGCCAGTAAGTGATGGTGTTTAGGAgaaagcttgcagaagaaccatgtaacgctatagcacagaaacaggcccatttggtccttctagtctgtgctaaaccatttttttttgccttgtcccactgacctgcacccagtccatagccctctgtacctctcccatccatggtctgtacctgtccaaattcttcttaaatgttgaaattgagcccgcCTTTAGCATTGAGTTAGAATGTAACCTGGAGCTTGCtcacatttctgaatggtgaGAATTGCACCATGGCTGCTTTCAGTTGAGCTAAGGATTTTGCTGGTTATCTTTGACTCAAAGACCAGAATGAATCACATGAACCTGTTATTTCTGACAAAAAAGGTAAGGTTTTTTTtcctggaaccatagaacattacagtacagaagcaggccctttggcccttctagtccatccaTGCCAGACTATTATTCTCTCTTGTCCTACTAACCTGGAccctgaccataaccctccatacctttcccatccatgtacctgtccaaatttttaaatgttaaaattgaaaccgcattcaccacctctattggcagctcgttccacactctcatcactctctgtaaaattttttaaaaaggaccAACCTGGCTCAGAATTCTGAAAACTCAGAATTAACACTGCATTGGGGAATTTCCTGGTTCATCATGCTGCTAGGTTCTCTAGGGCagccattctcagcctttttttttactaTGGCCTGCTcagggctctgctcaaagtttataggcccccttacctgtgaagcagtcacatttagttggtttcttctgtcctCCTACCAAacacatgggaaaaaaaaaccccaaaaattaTGATTTAATCCTCCCCCCTTTAAATGTGTTGTGGACCACACCCCCTTCCAAGAGAGCCATATGGCCCCGGTTGACAATGGCTGACCTAGACTTTCAGACCTTTGAGTGTTGGTGTCCATTCCTCACCCCAAACCCTAGATCAAGATCTTCTCAAAAGTGGATGGATTTTGAAATTTGAGACTTGTAGCTTACCTgcgctatttaaaaaaaaatatttttccactgtgctttttaaaataaatctgatAGTTTTGCCTATTTCCAGTTGTTTATCCACTTTTGCTATGTAAGGTATCTGTAAACCATTATTCAGTGATCTAATTGAAAAGAATTAAAATTCAGGTCTGATCAGAATTGCTGAAAGTATTTGCATGAAGTAAAAATTTGATGATGTTTGGTGGAATGAGTCACATTCTTGTCCTTTCATTGTTCCTGGATTGAAAAGATAATTCTTTGGCTGTTTATATTTAAATAAGTCTGACTTGCAATGAGTTACATTAGGCCTGTTGTGGACACATTAGCCCAATACAATAATTTGACACATTGGACTTGAAATGGTGACGATAGAATTAATCTAGTAATGTATTGTAATGATCCATAATCCTGATATTCATTTATTCTCAACaaaggcagaaaataaatttcttcCCTGCAATACATTACCCTTCCTATCCCTGATGGGCCCAGGCATTTAAGAGTGAATGCTGAATGGCATGCATCACTCCTGCGCTACCTGTTTAAAGCTCATTGAATTCACTGCCAATGTTCTTGTGTTCAACTTGCACCTCCACTCACTTCATTATAACCTATTTTAACTAACACTTTTAAGATTTTGGGAATGAGTTGCTCATCATGGTGCTTTGAAAACTAGTGATTTGTTTGTGGCTTTGCCGTGCAAAACAGCTGGAATAACTTTTCCAGgtatggttttttttccccccaccctccatctcccactttcaAACCTCACTCcccacttatttttttttttaactatagaACCTTTTTTTATTAGTAACTATTTTTCATGTCAATGGACcttttaaaattaatgtttttaacCAGGGAGCCAAGAAATCTTCAGAATGACTTTTCAGAGCAAGTGTTCCAAATGGAGAAAGCTTTGATTTTGTGAGGTTAACGTTTGGAGCCTAGGTACCTTAGTCACGCACTATTGAGATGCTGGTGTAACTGCAAACTCGTCCTGCATGTCTACAGTACCACTTTGGATTTGACGTGTGAGAGTTGCATATTTATTTAGAACTGTTTTAGTCTTTAAGTGATAAACTGCATTATTGAATGTTTATCTGGATTTAAGTGCTTGTTTCACACAATGTTAAAAGCAATAACATTTCAGCATGATTACAGTGAGGATGTCTATAGAAATGGTTTTCAacctatgtgtaaaaaaaaaaagaaagtttttAAGCATTGATATTTCTGAAAACACCAATAAAAGAAATCAAATATTTTGAGAAATCTGTATTTATTTAGTTATGTCTTGAATATTTAATAATACCTTTACCACCCAACAAAGGCGGCAAGCTTAGTGGTGACAGGGACTGGGGATCTAATCCACCGCTATCTGTCAGGTATTTGTATGTTCTACCCAGggctgcctgggtttcctctacgtgctccagtttcctcccatagttCAAAAGTTACCATTggctataggtcaattgggtgttaattgggcagcagaggcttgtgggccgaaaggcatGTTGCCACCTGTATATCTAAAtctaaaaattaattaattatttagCCAGTATCTCAGTACATCCTGAATTTTGGGCAGATGTTAGAGAAGGTTTATTCTCCCACCAGGTGCTGAAGTTAACAGGGACGGGAgacttggcggggggggggggggggtgtctcccTCCGAAAACGGAGAATATTTGCAcgacatttttaaaattcagttatatttcatttatcctACCCCCACCTCAAACATCCACCCTCCAAAATCACTGCAACTCAACTGTATTTAGTGTAAACGCCCTGAGGTAAGtatgcaaccgttgcaaccgtgtctgcctgtcccgcatcagacttgtcagccacaaacgggcctgcagctgacgtggacgtttaccccctccataaatctttgtccgcgaagccaagccaaagaagatgctaAGTT contains the following coding sequences:
- the mtfr1l gene encoding mitochondrial fission regulator 1-like isoform X1, with the translated sequence METTWPAPAASERPGRQLKLGGTERSDHPDVPGPSAHGGKMIPIWQNKPYGSSRSVVRMIGSNLPLKPCPRVCFQLVPGLTAAESLSSVHGNKPAVPTLADVAWIAADEGEAFTRMRADARPYREEWHPTPLLIMHRNSSVPNFRREGRKYESLKKPGLTALNHTVALQDELSHLREQIAKIVAVPESKMEIESAPFTPELASPDTSSVACSLPDFESAYPPLASFTLNDDVPETDAADSLSIASFSMAASSNFDLDFENKRPDTTINEEDEASCLSKSTSFADMMDILKDMNRVKLNSLQGSRRGSQLLRENDPSVLISEALKRKFTVQDSIFMKED
- the mtfr1l gene encoding mitochondrial fission regulator 1-like isoform X2, with protein sequence MIPIWQNKPYGSSRSVVRMIGSNLPLKPCPRVCFQLVPGLTAAESLSSVHGNKPAVPTLADVAWIAADEGEAFTRMRADARPYREEWHPTPLLIMHRNSSVPNFRREGRKYESLKKPGLTALNHTVALQDELSHLREQIAKIVAVPESKMEIESAPFTPELASPDTSSVACSLPDFESAYPPLASFTLNDDVPETDAADSLSIASFSMAASSNFDLDFENKRPDTTINEEDEASCLSKSTSFADMMDILKDMNRVKLNSLQGSRRGSQLLRENDPSVLISEALKRKFTVQDSIFMKED